In a genomic window of Mageeibacillus indolicus UPII9-5:
- a CDS encoding conjugal transfer protein — protein MKKIRSYTSIWSVEKVLYSINDFRLPFPITFTQMTWFVVSLFAVMILGNLPPLSMIEGAFLKYFGIPVAFTWFMSTKTFDGKKPYGFLKSVIAYALRPKLTYAGKKVTLGRNQPQEAITAVRSEFYGISN, from the coding sequence ATGAAGAAAATACGAAGCTATACCAGTATCTGGTCTGTGGAAAAGGTACTGTATTCTATCAATGATTTTAGACTTCCGTTTCCCATAACCTTTACGCAAATGACATGGTTTGTCGTGTCACTCTTTGCAGTGATGATACTTGGCAACTTGCCCCCTCTTTCCATGATAGAGGGAGCATTTCTCAAATACTTTGGGATTCCTGTGGCTTTCACATGGTTTATGTCTACAAAAACTTTTGATGGTAAAAAGCCTTATGGATTTTTGAAGTCTGTCATTGCTTATGCACTGCGACCAAAGCTGACCTATGCAGGAAAAAAAGTAACGCTTGGCAGAAACCAGCCACAAGAAGCCATTACAGCAGTTAGGAGTGAATTTTATGGCATATCCAATTAA